One Oryza brachyantha chromosome 3, ObraRS2, whole genome shotgun sequence DNA segment encodes these proteins:
- the LOC102710679 gene encoding transcription factor NIGTH1-like, whose translation MGLDVGEIGMGLDLSLDLKMFAARSAVKMAAAAAKEEAASGVDACIRSLEEERRKIEMFRRELPLCARLLADVIELMKEEAGKRRKDGDAAAAAAEARAEDGDKTKWMSTAQLWVDSRGSDSDSENERRSGSTSPASRLLGGAEESSRSVGSVGPTPYFRREDRVGLRPAMPLLPPVAHRSPPPAAAAAAGDDHRHVVATSFARDVPSPVPAVSLQTQAQQQQQARKSRRCWSPELHRQFVAALQQLGGPQVATPKQIREVMKVDGLTNDEVKSHLQKYRLHNRKSPGTSPASQSIVLVGDLWVPQEVSCSQSGSPQGPLQLSGSGVAVSAATAGDSCCEDDDKSEGYVRK comes from the exons ATGGGGCTGGACGTCGGGGAGATCGGGATGGGGCTGGATTTGAGCCTGGACCTGAAGATGTTCGCGGCGAGGAGCGCCGTGAAGatggcggctgcggcggccaaggaggaggcggcgtccGGGGTAGACGCGTGCATCAGGAGCCTCGAGGAGGAGCGCCGCAAGATCGAGATGTTCAGGCGCGAGCTGCCGCTCTGCGCGCGCCTACTCGCCGACG TGATCGAGCTGAtgaaggaggaggcggggaagaggaggaaggacggggacgccgccgccgccgccgcggaggccagggcggaggacggcgacaaGACGAAATGGATGAGCACGGCGCAGCTCTGGGTGGACAGCCGCGGCAGCGACTCCGATTCCGAG AATGAACGACGGAGTGGTagcacctcgccggcgtcgaggtTGCTCGGTGGCGCGGAAGAGTCGTCGAGGTCCGTCGGCTCTGTTGGGCCAACGCCGTACTTTAGAAGGGAGGACAGGGTGGGGCTACGACCTGCTATGCCGTTGCTGCCTCCGGTTGCTCACAGGTCGCCTCCTccggctgctgccgccgccgccggcgatgaccACAGGCACGTTGTCGCTACAAGCTTTGCCCGCGACGTGCCGTCACCCGTCCCGGCGGTTAGCTTGCAGACTCAGGctcagcagcaacagcaggcgAGGAAGTCGAGGCGGTGCTGGTCGCCGGAGCTTCACCGGCAGTTCGTCGCCGCCTTGCAGCAGCTCGGTGGCCCCCAAG TTGCTACACCGAAGCAGATCAGGGAGGTGATGAAGGTTGATGGGCTCACCAACGATGAAGTGAAAAGCCATCTCCAG AAATATCGGCTGCACAATCGGAAGTCGCCAGGCACATCTCCGGCGAGCCAGTCAATTGTACTTGTTGGTGATCTTTGGGTTCCTCAGGAAGTAAGCTGCTCTCAGTCCGGATCACCTCAAGGTCCCCTTCAGCTCTCCGGCTCAGGTGTGGCCGTCTCGgcagccaccgccggcgacagcTGCTGCGAGGACGATGACAAGTCGGAAGGCTATGTCCGGAAATGA